In one Brassica oleracea var. oleracea cultivar TO1000 chromosome C9, BOL, whole genome shotgun sequence genomic region, the following are encoded:
- the LOC106313603 gene encoding uncharacterized protein LOC106313603, with the protein MLEQRAKESEVVTDGEKSKSGKKGAKAPCAKPLSQYSQMMLNHQKLTQPRITSKITEEQLKASSPGKSQTEDQIQTQEPAVQSQPEVSYIERDHGCISSNARLKGTQKFDSSC; encoded by the exons ATGCTTGAGCAAAGGGCAAAAGAAA GTGAAGTGGTGACGGATGGTGAGAAGTCGAAGTCGGGGAAGAAGGGAGCTAAGGCTCCATGTGCGAAGCCACTTTCTCAGTATTCTCAG ATGATGCTTAATCACCAAAAGCTTACACAACCGAGGATTACCTCAAAGATCACTGAAGAGCAGCTCAAAGCTTCGTCTCCTGGTAAAAGCCAAACAGAGGATCAAATTCAGACTCAAGAACCTGCTGTACAAAGCCAGCCTGAAG TTAGTTACATCGAGAGAGACCATGGCTGCATCTCCTCCAACGCAAGATTAAAAGGCACCCAAAAATTTGACTCGTCATGTTAA